The following proteins are co-located in the Silene latifolia isolate original U9 population chromosome 1, ASM4854445v1, whole genome shotgun sequence genome:
- the LOC141600143 gene encoding uncharacterized protein LOC141600143, with protein sequence MSSLGAGKGLLEVGKFAVYVTVPIVLMYAFANNTKNLQKLGGRNYVVYPPEGPRPPSPEEMREMARELARKRDSR encoded by the exons ATGTCGTCTCTGGGGGCTGGGAAAGGACTGTTGGAGGTTGGTAAATTCGCCGTCTACGTCACTGTTCCCATTGTTCTTATGTATGCTTTCGCCAACAACACCAAGAATCTTCAGAAATTGGGTGGC CGTAATTACGTTGTCTACCCTCCTGAGGGACCAAGGCCTCCATCACCCGAGGAAATGCGGGAGATGGCTCGAGAACTAGCTCGTAAAAGGGACAGTCGTTGA